The following proteins are encoded in a genomic region of Dyadobacter sp. UC 10:
- a CDS encoding RNA polymerase sigma factor, giving the protein MIENLFNDYVPHHASDEELVKLFLDSSDNFYFQKLYERYVLRVYQKCLSFTKDTSRAQDLTHDIFLKLLSRMSTFKEDAKFSTWLFSITYNHCMDLVRSGKRRIVTIYSENADQEDDFDIQKIFELEEINTISLKAALSHLNLEEKALLYLKYLDNRSIREISIIFKMTESAVKMRLMRSREKLRKKYLETVLFS; this is encoded by the coding sequence ATGATTGAAAATCTATTTAACGATTATGTCCCGCATCATGCATCTGACGAAGAATTAGTTAAGCTTTTCTTAGATTCCAGCGACAATTTTTACTTCCAAAAACTCTACGAGCGGTACGTGCTCAGAGTGTATCAAAAATGTCTTTCATTTACAAAAGACACTTCCAGGGCCCAGGACCTTACACATGACATATTTCTTAAACTGCTTTCCAGAATGAGCACGTTTAAGGAAGACGCCAAATTTTCAACCTGGCTCTTTTCGATTACTTACAACCACTGCATGGACCTGGTGCGATCTGGCAAAAGACGGATTGTAACCATATATTCTGAAAATGCAGATCAGGAAGATGATTTCGATATTCAAAAAATTTTTGAACTGGAGGAGATAAATACCATCAGTTTGAAAGCAGCGCTTAGCCATCTTAATCTGGAAGAAAAGGCGCTTTTGTACTTAAAGTATCTCGATAACCGAAGCATCCGTGAAATATCAATTATATTTAAAATGACGGAAAGTGCGGTGAAAATGAGGTTGATGCGATCAAGGGAGAAGCTCAGGAAAAAGTATCTGGAAACAGTTCTATTCAGCTAA
- the rpsI gene encoding 30S ribosomal protein S9, with product MEVINTIGRRKTAVARIYMTPGKGDIKVNGRDYKEYFPFEVHQIVLQQPFVTISGSNGYDIKVNVRGGGISGQAEAIRMAVSRALVEYNGEFRGALKKEGFLTRDPRMVERKKYGRAKARRRFQFSKR from the coding sequence ATGGAAGTGATCAACACAATAGGTAGAAGAAAAACAGCCGTGGCTCGTATCTATATGACGCCAGGTAAAGGAGATATCAAAGTAAACGGCCGCGATTACAAGGAATACTTTCCATTTGAAGTTCATCAGATCGTTCTTCAGCAGCCTTTCGTAACAATTAGCGGAAGCAATGGTTATGACATTAAAGTGAACGTAAGAGGTGGTGGAATCTCAGGTCAGGCAGAAGCAATTCGCATGGCTGTTTCCCGCGCTTTGGTTGAGTACAACGGAGAATTCCGCGGCGCCCTTAAAAAAGAAGGATTCCTTACCCGTGACCCACGTATGGTTGAGCGTAAGAAATACGGACGCGCTAAGGCGAGAAGAAGATTCCAGTTCTCGAAACGTTAA
- a CDS encoding 3-keto-disaccharide hydrolase: MTNLFTGPKLLKLGFLLYLTLHSSALLAQDVDKLGFRPLFNGKNLDGWIDVNTSNETWKVKNGTLICSGKPIGVMRSDRQYENFILEVEWKHMEAGGNSGIFVWSEGTPQEHDPLTKAIEVQMLELEYAPQHNATEDYVHGELFPTMGMTAIPDNPRGIRSKSLEKRCKGKGEWNKYVVVCVDGTVKLSVNGKFVNGLRASERKKGYICLEAEGAEIHFRNMRIMELPGGITSPEQTAPLVN, from the coding sequence ATGACAAATCTCTTTACTGGACCGAAGCTATTAAAGCTCGGATTTCTGCTGTATCTGACGTTGCATTCTTCTGCGTTGCTCGCTCAGGACGTTGATAAGTTAGGTTTTCGCCCCCTATTTAATGGAAAAAACCTTGACGGCTGGATTGATGTAAATACTTCCAATGAGACTTGGAAGGTGAAAAACGGCACACTGATCTGTTCGGGTAAACCGATCGGAGTAATGCGCTCTGACCGGCAATACGAAAATTTCATACTGGAAGTAGAATGGAAACACATGGAAGCCGGCGGCAACTCCGGGATATTTGTCTGGAGCGAAGGTACGCCGCAGGAACATGATCCGCTTACAAAAGCAATCGAAGTACAAATGCTGGAACTCGAATACGCGCCCCAGCACAACGCAACAGAAGACTATGTGCATGGCGAGCTGTTTCCAACCATGGGCATGACTGCTATTCCCGATAATCCGCGTGGTATCAGAAGTAAATCCCTCGAAAAACGCTGCAAAGGAAAAGGCGAATGGAATAAATATGTTGTCGTTTGCGTCGACGGAACGGTGAAACTATCTGTGAACGGTAAATTCGTGAATGGGCTGCGGGCCTCAGAGCGCAAAAAAGGTTACATCTGCCTGGAAGCAGAGGGCGCCGAAATCCATTTCCGGAATATGCGGATTATGGAACTGCCGGGCGGCATTACTTCCCCCGAACAAACCGCGCCGCTCGTCAACTGA
- the tsf gene encoding translation elongation factor Ts, with translation MAITAQDVNKLRQMTGAGMMDCKKALQEADGDFDKAVDILRKQGQKVAAKRADNTVSEGAVLVNISADGTNGKLVALACETEPVSNVEDFKNLAQSILDKASADNIADKEALLSAPLADGRPVSEHIVDLVGKLGEKLEIVAYENVTADQVVPYIHSNGKLGVLVAFGGVNGTDVNELGKDVAMQIAAMKPIALDKDEVDAATIEREIEVGKEQARAEGKPEAMLEKIAQGKLQKFYKDNTLLNQEFVKDSSLTIRQLLEKTGKGLTVTSFKRVAIGG, from the coding sequence ATGGCAATTACCGCACAAGATGTAAACAAACTCCGCCAAATGACAGGCGCGGGCATGATGGATTGTAAAAAAGCACTTCAGGAAGCTGATGGTGATTTTGACAAAGCCGTTGATATTCTTCGCAAACAAGGGCAGAAGGTGGCTGCAAAGCGTGCAGATAACACTGTATCTGAGGGTGCTGTACTGGTTAACATCAGCGCAGACGGAACAAACGGCAAATTGGTGGCGCTAGCTTGCGAAACCGAGCCTGTTTCTAACGTTGAAGATTTCAAAAATCTGGCGCAAAGCATTTTGGACAAAGCATCGGCTGACAATATTGCTGACAAAGAAGCATTGCTTTCTGCGCCTTTGGCGGACGGACGCCCCGTTAGCGAGCACATTGTTGACCTGGTTGGTAAACTGGGAGAGAAACTTGAAATTGTTGCTTATGAAAATGTAACGGCCGATCAGGTTGTTCCATATATCCACTCCAATGGCAAATTGGGCGTCTTGGTAGCATTCGGCGGCGTTAACGGAACAGACGTTAATGAGCTGGGTAAAGACGTGGCGATGCAAATCGCTGCTATGAAGCCCATCGCGCTGGATAAAGATGAAGTAGATGCGGCGACAATCGAGCGTGAAATAGAAGTAGGTAAAGAGCAGGCACGCGCAGAAGGTAAACCGGAGGCAATGCTTGAAAAAATTGCACAGGGAAAATTGCAGAAGTTCTATAAAGACAATACTCTTTTGAACCAGGAATTTGTAAAGGATTCATCTCTGACAATTCGCCAATTGCTGGAAAAAACGGGCAAAGGCTTAACAGTTACGTCTTTTAAGCGTGTGGCAATCGGAGGATAA
- the rpsB gene encoding 30S ribosomal protein S2 — translation MAQIEYKELLDAGVHFGHLTRKWDPRMAPYIFMEKNGIHIIDLNKTLSCINDAEAALKQIVRSGRKIMFVATKKQAQEIVTEEAKRLKMPYVTDRWLGGMLTNFGTIRKSLKKMQTLEKMLKDETTVSNIAKRERLMLTREKDKLERVLGGVADLTRLPAALFIVDVKREHIAVAEAKRLNIPIFAICDTNSNPELVDFPIPSNDDAYKAISLITLAIGKAIEEGLMERKQDKDDQRMVEEEEAKRQVDKGNEEAAPAPRAEVAEEAAADGGEE, via the coding sequence ATGGCACAAATAGAATATAAAGAACTATTGGATGCAGGTGTGCATTTTGGCCACCTTACCCGCAAGTGGGATCCGCGTATGGCTCCATATATCTTCATGGAGAAGAACGGGATCCACATCATAGACCTGAACAAAACTCTGAGCTGCATCAATGACGCTGAGGCTGCGTTGAAGCAAATCGTTCGTTCGGGACGTAAGATCATGTTTGTTGCTACTAAAAAACAAGCGCAGGAAATCGTAACGGAAGAGGCAAAACGCCTTAAAATGCCTTACGTAACTGACCGCTGGTTGGGTGGTATGCTTACAAACTTCGGTACTATTCGCAAGTCTTTGAAAAAAATGCAGACTCTTGAGAAGATGCTAAAAGACGAAACCACGGTTAGCAATATCGCGAAAAGAGAACGCCTGATGCTTACACGTGAAAAGGATAAACTGGAAAGAGTTTTAGGTGGTGTAGCTGACCTAACCCGTCTTCCTGCTGCCCTTTTCATCGTTGATGTAAAACGCGAGCACATTGCGGTTGCAGAAGCAAAAAGATTGAACATACCCATCTTTGCGATCTGCGATACCAATTCAAACCCAGAACTGGTTGACTTCCCAATTCCAAGTAATGATGATGCTTACAAAGCAATCTCATTGATCACGCTGGCAATCGGAAAAGCGATCGAGGAAGGTTTGATGGAACGCAAACAAGATAAAGACGATCAGCGCATGGTAGAAGAGGAAGAAGCTAAACGTCAGGTTGACAAAGGCAATGAGGAAGCTGCTCCTGCACCACGTGCAGAAGTTGCTGAGGAAGCGGCAGCTGACGGTGGAGAAGAATAA
- the rplM gene encoding 50S ribosomal protein L13: MDTLSYKTISANKNTVNKEWVVVDAQDLVLGRLASEVAKIIRGKHKTSYTPHVDCGDNVIVINADKIKLTGKKMTDKIYVRHTGYPGGQRFQTPRELLEKHPARVIEKAVRGMLPKNRLGRRLFTNLFVYAAAEHPHSAQQPKQIQL, translated from the coding sequence GTGGATACGTTAAGCTACAAAACCATCTCGGCGAACAAAAACACAGTAAACAAGGAGTGGGTTGTTGTGGATGCTCAGGATTTAGTACTTGGTCGTTTGGCCAGTGAAGTTGCTAAAATCATCAGAGGCAAGCACAAAACCAGTTACACCCCTCATGTGGATTGTGGCGATAACGTAATTGTTATCAACGCCGATAAAATTAAGTTGACAGGTAAGAAGATGACCGACAAAATTTATGTTCGTCATACTGGCTATCCAGGAGGTCAACGTTTTCAAACTCCCCGTGAGTTGCTCGAAAAACACCCTGCGCGTGTAATCGAGAAAGCCGTGAGAGGCATGCTTCCAAAGAACCGTTTGGGACGTCGTTTATTTACAAACCTGTTTGTTTACGCGGCGGCAGAACACCCGCACAGCGCTCAGCAACCAAAACAAATCCAGTTGTAA